From the Crassostrea angulata isolate pt1a10 unplaced genomic scaffold, ASM2561291v2 HiC_scaffold_261, whole genome shotgun sequence genome, one window contains:
- the LOC128169941 gene encoding uncharacterized protein LOC128169941: protein MSRFQSIYDSQETEAPASQELFGQESDREQTVPVSEKLLKDILQELKDLRKSIEELKRSSETREKTTLFRIEDQGFHKTYFQYLKGLFCSFPWLDIENEDFKREVKELVGENPCKFRSMCSFASQKFTQMRNQLRRMLFHSTMDIQALSLDGLCNYLYRPFTPPGESPVDKKRRKMTVALRAFLSTKKFNECEKFWPEFKEFYASIKEDLRPNIWDLLQEKEERRIKRYQDEQEREK, encoded by the exons ATGTCAAGATTCCAGTCTATTTAT GATTCCCAAGAGACTGAGGCACCAGCATCCCAGGAGTTGTTTGGCCAAGAGTCAGATCGAGAGCAGACTGTCCCTGTGTCTGAGAAACTGCTTAAAGACATCC TACAAGAACTAAAAGACCTTAGAAAAAGTATCGAGGAACTTAAAAGATCCTCAGAAACCAGGGAAAAAACAACATTATTCAGAATTGAAGATCAGGGTTTTCAT AAAACCTACTTCCAGTATTTGAAGGGACTCTTCTGCAGCTTTCCCTGGCTTGACATTGAAAATGAAGACTTCAAG AGAGAAGTAAAAGAGCTTGTCGGTGAAAACCCGTGCAAATTTCGGAGTATGTGCAGTTTTGCTTCTCAGAAGTTTACTCAGATGAGAAATCAACTGAGGCGAATG cTGTTCCATTCTACAATGGACATACAGGCCCTCTCCCTGGATGGCCTGTGCAATTATTTGTACAGGCCATTCACTCCACCAGGGGAGAGTCCTGTGGACAAAAAGAGGAGGAAGATGACAGTAGCACTT AGGGCATTCTTATCAACAAAGAAGTTTAATGAATGTGAGAAGTTTTGGCCAGAGTTTAAAG AGTTCTATGCATCCATAAAAGAAGACCTTAGACCCAACATCTGGGATCTTCTACAAGAAAAGGAAGAAAGAAGAATTAAGCGGTACCAAGAT GAACAAGAAAGAGAGAAATGA